The following coding sequences lie in one Fimbriimonadaceae bacterium genomic window:
- a CDS encoding TfoX/Sxy family protein: protein MRADSFKDFVLDQLGRVPQLMCKAMFGGHGLYQRETFFGIIHKGRLYLKTNGMTQPTYAARGMQPFRPNGKQLLKHYYEVPIDILEDAEQLTVWAHRAIAPPTAQLMLPFHDHPSTRDVLTHGS, encoded by the coding sequence ATGCGTGCCGACAGTTTCAAAGACTTTGTTCTGGATCAACTCGGCCGAGTCCCCCAGCTCATGTGCAAAGCGATGTTCGGCGGCCACGGTCTCTATCAGCGCGAGACGTTCTTTGGCATCATTCACAAGGGCCGGCTCTACTTGAAAACCAATGGGATGACACAACCGACATATGCCGCGCGCGGCATGCAGCCGTTTCGCCCGAACGGCAAGCAACTCCTCAAACACTATTACGAAGTGCCGATCGATATCCTGGAAGATGCCGAACAGTTGACGGTCTGGGCGCACCGGGCCATTGCGCCACCGACTGCGCAATTGATGCTTCCGTTTCATGACCATCCTTCCACACGGGACGTTCTCACCCACGGGTCATGA
- a CDS encoding DUF488 domain-containing protein has translation MSRPLTTPPRRLWTIGHSTRSNEELLILLRSQELQRLIDIRRYPGSRRYPHVHSAALAKSLPVVGIRYEDMPRLGGRRTARSDSPNGGWKNASFRGYADYMQTEAFDQALDALMAYAAEARTAIMCAEAVPWRCHRSLVADVLVIHRWEVVHIMGLAQNKKHQLTAFARVESDLIVYPAATDGEAPPRLL, from the coding sequence ATGAGCCGGCCGCTCACCACACCCCCTCGACGTCTCTGGACCATCGGGCATTCGACCCGTTCCAACGAAGAGTTGCTCATACTTCTTCGATCTCAGGAGCTCCAACGGCTGATCGATATCCGTCGTTATCCCGGCTCAAGGCGATATCCTCATGTTCATTCGGCTGCGTTGGCCAAGAGCCTCCCCGTAGTTGGTATCCGGTATGAAGACATGCCGAGGCTCGGCGGACGGCGAACGGCTCGATCCGACTCGCCAAACGGCGGCTGGAAAAACGCGAGTTTTCGAGGGTATGCCGATTACATGCAGACGGAAGCATTCGACCAGGCACTCGACGCGCTGATGGCCTATGCCGCAGAAGCACGGACCGCCATCATGTGCGCAGAAGCCGTCCCCTGGCGGTGCCATCGCTCCTTGGTCGCCGATGTCCTCGTCATTCATAGATGGGAGGTCGTCCATATCATGGGGCTCGCCCAAAACAAGAAACATCAGTTGACGGCCTTTGCCAGGGTCGAAAGCGACCTGATTGTCTATCCTGCTGCAACTGATGGGGAGGCCCCGCCCCGCTTGCTCTGA